ACTGATAGGGATTCAcataaagagaagaaaaaaaaacgttaacaCTTTGACTGCTAGCACTATTTCTCCACTATTATGAAACGAtgaggtgggtttttttttccatttttttttttttttttttttaacaatggagaaacgaattttgatgataTGGAGAAACAAAGTTACTGAGAATCTGTTCACATGTATATGGATAACTTTGAAAATCTTTTTGGCTTTTCGTTTATAGGCtatgtaaacagagttttagaaataATCATTCAAAAATCCAGTTCTAAAAACATCCCTTTAGGAGGCTAAAAATTgagtttttaaattttatttgtaTCTACATAAGTTTATACTATGTAAATAGATAAAAACAATCTGTGTTTAAAGATATCCATATAACCAGCACCTAAGTTGGATGTAGTGCCCCTGAGCTCTGAGTTCCATTTTCTGCTTGAAAATACCCAGCTGTTGTTGGATATTAGCCTTTCATTTGTCCACAACACaatagatagagacagaaacaTGTGTACCACCACATGAATAGTTCTCAGTTCATAGAAAACATTCTgtgaaaatgtacacacacatgcaacaaatccttgaatccttgaatccttgaacaaatgaaaaaaaaataaaaaaaagatcatTTGATTCTTTTTGCTCTCATCTTATTTCGTTTCATCTTCTCTCTTTTGCCTTTGTCCCGTTGGCCTTTGGTGGAGCTGTTGCTCTTTTTCCGCTTAGGAGCAGACTCTAGAACTGAAGAAGAGCTATTTAATGGTGGAATGACAGTTGGCGTAGTATAGAGTTTCTTAGTGTCGATGATTCCCACCACCTCCAGGGTGATGGAGGCCTCTGAGGAGCCGGCCATGTTGTGGGCTCGGCAGCGGTACTCTCCGGCGTCCCGGTACGAGATGCCGTTCAAGCTGAAGACGGACCAGCGGATGCCGACTCGTGGGGACAGCTGCAGGACTGAAGGGGGCAGGGTGGGGAAAACAATGACTATCACTCATGTGTTTTCAGCTACCAATGGATGTTGGTATGTACTAtgtacaacagtggttctcaaccttttttgaacaaacgcccccatgACCTGATCATAAGCATtcaaacgcccccttggtctcatcaCAGTCACATTATAGTATTAaagaataaaatagactaatggacctcaatgggaactaagcaccgcccctctcaGCTGCGTCCTTCTCAACACCACTCTAGGGCTGCCGAACACCTGCTGTGGGGCTGTAGAGACCCCCTTGAGAAACAATATTACAGATTTCTACTTACCCACACTTTCCAAAGAAAAAGAAAGCCATTTGATTATATTTATGGTGCGACTGTGCATAATATTGTTGAACACTAAATGATTTAATATTCTGATCATTTGAAATAGCATATTATATCAAATAGCTAGACTGAtaaccatcgactttcaaatctcgtaccgagattctggtctgaccaagaagataaagATTAATGtttccaaacggcctggttagcccgcctccctcggtttgctactggtcgaggccagaaaaggctgtgctgaagtttaaaccaaacattttcttggtCCCATaaaaacgtctctgcttaaaccacgccactgctttgaacacgcctctaaccaggggtgaatttctcaaaaccaaagttgcttactacattagctactttgttgctttcaatgcattttcccattggcaactaccgaagttgctaacaggctaacaacttcccttttgagaaactcaccccggGGCCGTTGGAGCTGCGCAACGTTTATTGCTTCCTGACAaggtggctgaagtgccctggagCAACACACCTAACCCTGCATTTCTCTACAGACTATGAATGTGTGCAATGGATAAACCAAAATGTAAATAAACCACTACTTACAGCTGGGTAGACGCCGTGGCAATCTCTCTCTAATTGTGTTGATATCATCACAGCATCCTGGAATACACAGGGTATATGCATGGTGTTTAGTGTGCTATGCTATTAAAGGCAATGCATACACAGCCTGTGCAATTGGATTTACCATTTACCCAAAACCAAACTGATCTGTTGTGGCAGTTGTGTGACGTATCATGTACACACATCTTAAACTTTACTTTTTGCTTGCGGTTAAATGCCACCATACAGATATTAGACATCATCAGCACAGCTATGTATTGATGCCACTGATCACTGTTAtgaaaacaataaaagataattTAAAGTAAAAAACTAAATTGCCATTAAGCTTGCACTGTACTTTTTTATTTGATGATTACTGATAGAATACATTCTAATAATATAACAATacaacaatacattacaataataTAAGCACATGTTAACAAGTGTTGTCTGTGAAGTCCAAAGGGTCTGGCATGTGTTATTTATAGTACTAACAGTGCCCTCTGTTGGTGATTTAACGCCATGGCCAGCACGTGGATGCAATAGCAAAATGTACAGTAAACCATTTAAAAAGTAAAACGAGCATTGACTAATCTGTTATGACAGCTGTGACATTAATGATGCACTTAATCTATTTATTCATACAGCGCTGTCGTTCATGTATCTATGTGGACCTCCTCATTTCAGCCAATAACAGTGACTTGAACCAAATGCAGCGTCCAAAGCCCAAAAAATCCTCTGGGCACAATaaagtataataataaataataaataaataattttatTTTAAGCACCTTTCATTATATACAAGGTCACAACAGACCAGAGCAGCAAGAGTAAATCAAAACAGCAATGAATGTATACATCATAATAACTATACTCTACACTCTCGTATCTTTTCGTCTCTGGCGAAAAATGGAAGCACCTGTATTGTTGATGTCAGCTCCAGATGACTTGATCCAGATGAGAACAGGGGTGGGAAACCCTGTAGCATCACAACGCACCATCACATTGCTCCCTATTGCAGTTACGATCTTGGTGGTGGAGGTCAAGACAGAGGGCTTGACGCAGTGAGGCAGATTCACTTCCTGGAGGGGAGACCCAGAAATGTCCTTTGGAGCGCTACAGATGAGATACGGATCCAGCAGAATCAGATTGGACACGGTTCCTCTGCTCAATTCCAATAGCAGAGCCAGACgacagtcacacatccacatgTTATCGTGCAGGCCtgagaaacagacaaacatataggATGAAAGCCCACcggggaaactcccattgtcatagtgCTCTCCACAGCATATTGTGCTCAGTgtacacaaggaaattgcatttatgcctcaaccatgCATGCCTCCATTTCGAATTACTTCGtaaaaatgaattacaaagtagataatgtggtctggtaaaaccaggctacacCAGTGCAAGGGGCAACGCCAAACGGCGCCCCAAAGGAGGGACAGTATGGTCtgggtaccacagtcatggaggaggatgggggattcTGGTTAATTGCTCTCCCACCAACTTTgcaggttgggagtcaaaccgtccacctttgggctacaagtatgacgccctaaccgcttacccatgactgcccattagatAACAAGAATGAGATGGTTGTTTTGGAAAGGGTGTGCATATTCAAAAACACTTTTtggcaggtgccagacaaaagtgtctgacagttgaaggaggtaggCCTGCACACTGCTAATAAGCTCCAAAATAAACgtcattatttaaaaagcaatgtttcgatcaccctggatcttcatcaggcataccagggtgatcgaaatgttgctttttaaataccgttgctttttaaataataaaagtcAATTTTTTGGAGATTATTGGCAGTGtacagacctaccttcttcaaaagGATGAGAAGATGTTCCAGACAGGTAGAATGAAAGGCAGGCAggtagagacacagacagacagacagacaggcaggcagagagataggcagacggacagacagactgacatgtccTGCATGCAGCAGGTGACTTTGGCAGACCAGATTAGGGCAATACTAATTCGTTTTCATTTTCAGTCGCacacagggccggcccaagcctttatggggccctaagcaaaatttcatccggggcccccccataccaccacctactcagcatcagatgcttcataagcttcatttacttgcacgagtgaggggtaggagctaaggacataggtaggctgtctgtagattgtgtacccatcatgcactgcacttcttggagcaaaatttACCTTATAAAAGATTTTAGTTTCACTTCAAAAATATTACTCTTTGTTACATTCTGTTCAATCCATGGCCGGCCCTGGTCACACTATAGGTTGGAAACACAGCTGTCTGTCATttaaaagagttgtcgcctacccatctgtttggaataacagctaataacctgactttcaattaatcacttggcttcagaagtcactcatatgaaagctacaaccctcccgaatgacaatgtatgtacaaaaatacatttcatgcaccaacgaaagattgaacctttattgaacacagacagggcagattttcacgcgacaaaagttttgtcgcctatcgaacataatgtgaaaatgagcagataagtcacttcaaaacacttcaaatacgcagattgggtgtcatacttaatcactgaatcactctcacctctcca
This is a stretch of genomic DNA from Engraulis encrasicolus isolate BLACKSEA-1 chromosome 19, IST_EnEncr_1.0, whole genome shotgun sequence. It encodes these proteins:
- the lrit3b gene encoding leucine-rich repeat, immunoglobulin-like domain and transmembrane domain-containing protein 3b isoform X1, with the translated sequence MDSKGLALWFLLVSLSPALLLYCSACPLLCSCMYQGGGGANGTGLRTVACKDPAIVMIPADLPTDTAKLRLQRTSVVRVSKGSFETLDRLRYLWLTYNSITTLHPRSFANLSVLHELRLDGNLLTMFPWDALRDTPRLRSLVLHNNRLSRVPVQAARFLGNLTYLDLSGNRLSTLPNEVMAALSFYPSFNPTDPQRRVVLGLHDNMWMCDCRLALLLELSRGTVSNLILLDPYLICSAPKDISGSPLQEVNLPHCVKPSVLTSTTKIVTAIGSNVMVRCDATGFPTPVLIWIKSSGADINNTGCCDDINTIRERLPRRLPSFLQLSPRVGIRWSVFSLNGISYRDAGEYRCRAHNMAGSSEASITLEVVGIIDTKKLYTTPTVIPPLNSSSSVLESAPKRKKSNSSTKGQRDKGKREKMKRNKMRAKRIK